A portion of the Mesobacillus sp. AQ2 genome contains these proteins:
- a CDS encoding 4Fe-4S dicluster domain-containing protein: MAKAEYVKFVDVTKCDGCRACMVACKNWNDLPAEPEAFQGSVQSHANVTANTWNVLSFIEHENGKGNLEYLFRHSSCFHCTEAACVKVCPEDAMHYTEFGTVDVNTDKCVGCGYCVQNCPFDVVQLATYKDKNGKEYKKAQKCTMCVDRLEEGMQPACVTTCHTDAMEFGTKDEMLKKAEKRLSEIKGRFPNAMIYNPEGVGGTHTIYVLAEKPSVYGLPEKPKVPTSAVVWKDYAQPIGKMMLGATSMALVGAFVSNKLFNKEDKGHEEDGGGSHE; this comes from the coding sequence ATGGCGAAGGCTGAATATGTAAAATTTGTTGACGTGACCAAGTGTGATGGCTGCCGCGCATGTATGGTCGCCTGCAAAAACTGGAATGACCTTCCGGCTGAGCCGGAAGCTTTCCAGGGCAGCGTCCAATCACATGCGAATGTAACGGCAAATACCTGGAACGTGCTGTCATTCATTGAACACGAAAACGGAAAAGGAAATCTTGAATACCTTTTCCGTCATTCATCCTGTTTCCATTGTACGGAAGCTGCCTGCGTTAAGGTGTGCCCGGAGGATGCCATGCACTACACAGAATTCGGCACGGTCGATGTGAACACGGATAAATGCGTTGGCTGCGGCTACTGTGTACAGAACTGCCCATTCGATGTCGTCCAGCTGGCAACATACAAAGACAAGAATGGCAAGGAATACAAGAAGGCCCAGAAATGCACGATGTGTGTTGACCGCCTTGAGGAAGGCATGCAGCCGGCTTGTGTCACTACCTGCCATACAGACGCAATGGAGTTCGGCACAAAAGATGAAATGCTCAAGAAAGCTGAAAAGCGCCTGAGCGAAATCAAGGGCCGTTTCCCTAACGCCATGATCTACAACCCAGAAGGAGTCGGCGGTACACATACGATTTATGTCCTAGCTGAAAAGCCTTCCGTTTACGGATTGCCTGAAAAGCCTAAGGTTCCAACTTCAGCGGTAGTCTGGAAGGATTACGCACAGCCAATCGGCAAAATGATGCTTGGAGCGACAAGCATGGCACTTGTTGGCGCATTCGTCAGCAATAAGCTGTTCAATAAAGAGGACAAAGGCCATGAAGAAGATGGAGGTGGCAGCCATGAGTAA
- the fdnG gene encoding formate dehydrogenase-N subunit alpha codes for MNLNRRQFLKLSGATAATLAIVELGFNEKEVHAKTKEFKIAKATVTPTICPYCAVGCGILVHTKNNDVVYTEGDPDHPINEGSLCSKGTTIRQLFTSEKRVLKPRYRAPGSDKWEEKDWGWMLDTIAKRVKETRDKTFVEKTNGIFVNKTEAIASLGGAALDNEETYLLAKMMRGLGVTYLEHQARIUHSSTVAGLAPSFGRGAMTNHWNDLQHTDCALIIGANPAENHPVSFRWLLKARENGGKILSVDPRFTRTSSQADTYAPLRSGTDIPFIGGLISYAIENNLFHKEYVAKYTNASFIVKEGFEFEDGLFSGYDSKTRSYDKASWSFETQEDGTPVKDETLQHPRSVFQLMKKHYSRYDVDTVSTVTGTPKEDYLKVADAFCSTGKPGKAGTILYAMGTTQHTVGTQNVRSYAMLQLLLGNIGMPGGGVNALRGESNVQGSTDFGLLFGDLPGYLGAPKELPEHATLKAYLEKETPAAGYWSNKPKFVVSLLKAWYGPNATKDNEFCYQYLPKGNKNYSHIALFNAMYKGELDGAFLFGTNPVVGGPNAGKEKEALSNLDWLVAIDLWETETSAFWQKEAGSDPSKINTEVFLLPAASSYEKEGTVSNSGRWMQYRWKAIEPKGESKADMEIIHMLMQRIKGMYKNESSPAAKAINALYWNYGEHDHPEFDLVAREINGYYTKTGKQVENFGSLADDGSTCSGNWIYSGFYPEEGNLSKRRDNKDNGMGNFLNWSYAWPMNRRILYNRASADPAGKPWNKDKAVIWWDGLAKKWTGHDIPDFKAVVAPSDKGGTNPFIMLKDGVGGMFAPTLNDGPFPEHYEPFESPVPNAFSSQEFNPTIKVWDGDFNLKGTKKQYPIVATTYRVSEHWQSGSMTRNQQWLSELMGHMYIEMSEELAKEKGIKNKDEVIVTSARGEVKAYAMVTKRFKPHTVNGKKVHQIGMPWHFGYKGYATGDTANRLTPHIGDANTMIPEYKAFLCDVRRAD; via the coding sequence ATCAACCTGAATCGCAGGCAGTTTTTGAAGCTGTCAGGAGCCACTGCGGCAACCCTGGCGATTGTTGAACTTGGCTTCAACGAAAAAGAAGTCCATGCGAAAACAAAAGAATTCAAGATTGCCAAAGCTACTGTTACACCAACCATTTGTCCATACTGCGCTGTGGGCTGCGGGATTTTAGTCCATACGAAAAACAATGATGTGGTATATACGGAAGGGGATCCGGATCATCCCATCAACGAAGGAAGCCTGTGCAGTAAAGGGACAACGATCAGACAATTATTCACCTCAGAAAAACGCGTCCTGAAGCCTCGTTACCGGGCTCCTGGAAGCGATAAGTGGGAAGAAAAAGATTGGGGATGGATGCTTGATACCATTGCCAAGCGCGTGAAGGAAACACGTGACAAGACATTCGTTGAAAAAACAAACGGAATTTTTGTCAATAAAACAGAAGCGATCGCAAGCCTAGGCGGCGCGGCACTTGATAATGAAGAAACTTATTTGCTCGCGAAAATGATGAGAGGGCTTGGTGTCACCTATTTAGAGCACCAGGCACGAATATGACACAGTTCAACGGTTGCCGGTCTGGCACCTTCATTTGGTCGTGGAGCAATGACAAATCACTGGAATGATCTGCAGCATACCGATTGTGCGCTGATCATTGGCGCGAACCCTGCTGAAAACCATCCAGTCAGCTTTAGATGGCTTTTAAAGGCAAGGGAAAACGGAGGGAAAATACTATCAGTCGATCCGCGTTTCACAAGAACGTCATCACAGGCTGACACTTATGCTCCGCTCCGTTCTGGAACCGATATTCCTTTTATCGGCGGTTTGATCAGTTATGCGATCGAAAATAACCTTTTCCACAAAGAGTATGTTGCTAAATATACAAATGCCTCCTTTATCGTCAAGGAAGGCTTCGAATTCGAGGACGGCTTGTTCAGCGGATATGATTCAAAAACCCGTTCATATGACAAGGCTAGCTGGTCTTTTGAAACACAAGAAGACGGGACCCCGGTCAAGGATGAAACACTACAGCATCCTCGCAGCGTGTTCCAGCTGATGAAAAAGCATTATTCCCGTTATGATGTTGACACTGTGTCAACAGTGACAGGAACACCTAAGGAAGACTACCTGAAGGTGGCTGACGCTTTCTGTTCAACAGGAAAGCCTGGAAAAGCAGGTACGATCCTTTATGCGATGGGTACAACCCAGCATACGGTCGGTACCCAGAACGTCCGCTCATATGCCATGCTGCAGCTGCTTCTTGGCAACATCGGTATGCCTGGCGGCGGAGTAAACGCGCTTCGCGGTGAATCAAACGTACAAGGCTCAACAGACTTCGGTCTTTTGTTCGGGGATCTTCCAGGATATCTGGGAGCGCCGAAAGAGCTTCCTGAACATGCAACTCTTAAGGCCTATCTTGAAAAAGAAACGCCTGCTGCTGGATATTGGAGCAATAAGCCAAAATTCGTCGTCAGCCTTCTCAAGGCATGGTATGGCCCTAACGCGACAAAGGACAATGAGTTCTGCTATCAATATCTTCCTAAAGGAAACAAGAATTACTCCCATATCGCCCTTTTCAATGCGATGTATAAAGGCGAATTGGATGGCGCATTCCTGTTTGGAACCAATCCTGTAGTCGGCGGCCCGAATGCAGGCAAGGAAAAAGAAGCACTCAGCAACCTTGACTGGCTGGTTGCAATTGACCTTTGGGAGACAGAAACTTCAGCATTCTGGCAAAAAGAAGCTGGCAGCGATCCATCAAAAATCAACACAGAGGTATTCCTGCTTCCGGCCGCATCCTCATACGAGAAAGAAGGAACGGTTTCGAACAGCGGACGCTGGATGCAGTACCGCTGGAAGGCAATTGAGCCTAAAGGCGAATCAAAGGCAGACATGGAAATCATCCATATGCTGATGCAAAGAATCAAAGGCATGTACAAAAATGAAAGCTCACCTGCTGCAAAAGCTATCAATGCACTGTACTGGAATTACGGTGAACATGATCATCCAGAATTCGATCTAGTCGCCCGTGAAATCAACGGTTATTACACTAAGACAGGCAAACAGGTCGAGAACTTCGGTTCGCTTGCTGATGACGGGTCCACATGCTCCGGAAACTGGATTTATTCAGGCTTCTATCCGGAAGAAGGCAACCTGTCCAAGCGCCGTGACAACAAGGATAATGGCATGGGCAACTTCCTGAACTGGTCTTATGCATGGCCTATGAACCGCCGGATTCTTTATAATCGCGCATCTGCAGATCCAGCCGGCAAGCCATGGAACAAGGATAAGGCAGTCATCTGGTGGGATGGCCTGGCTAAAAAATGGACTGGACATGATATTCCTGACTTCAAGGCAGTGGTCGCTCCTTCTGACAAGGGAGGCACGAATCCATTCATCATGCTGAAGGATGGCGTCGGCGGCATGTTTGCTCCAACGCTCAATGACGGACCGTTCCCAGAACACTATGAGCCGTTTGAAAGTCCGGTGCCGAATGCGTTCTCCAGCCAGGAATTCAACCCGACCATCAAGGTCTGGGATGGCGACTTCAACCTTAAAGGCACGAAGAAGCAGTACCCGATCGTGGCGACAACGTATCGTGTAAGTGAACACTGGCAATCAGGCTCGATGACAAGGAACCAGCAATGGCTGTCAGAATTGATGGGCCATATGTACATCGAGATGAGTGAAGAGCTAGCGAAGGAAAAAGGCATCAAGAACAAGGACGAGGTTATCGTGACATCAGCTCGCGGCGAGGTTAAAGCCTATGCGATGGTGACGAAACGCTTCAAGCCGCACACTGTAAACGGCAAGAAAGTCCACCAGATTGGCATGCCTTGGCACTTCGGATATAAAGGATATGCAACAGGGGATACAGCAAACCGCTTAACACCTCATATTGGGGACGCCAACACGATGATTCCTGAATATAAGGCATTCCTCTGCGACGTAAGGAGGGCTGACTAA
- the fdhD gene encoding formate dehydrogenase accessory sulfurtransferase FdhD, with translation MTKKGCPEEYPISLKLNGYEIAVFQLTNQDLEDWVYGYLFSEGLIDGPEDVVSVDFSEKTGTLNVSLCNSFDPEQMFSKKKHYTAGCGRGVTFFSMTDVKKFNKVNSDETYSLTYLLKKRAEFAQNSPLYLETGGMHGACIILEDGSIKVREDIGRHNAVDKIIGHAIRKRLQPDRLVLLTTGRVSYEMLSKAAKFGFAVIGSRTAATKQAVQLARFLNIEVVGYLRGKMATIYTSAGRINNDLTPPAAADDLLERGEAQQVLN, from the coding sequence ATGACAAAGAAAGGCTGTCCTGAAGAATATCCAATCAGCCTGAAGCTGAATGGATATGAAATTGCGGTTTTCCAGCTGACCAATCAGGATCTCGAAGATTGGGTATACGGCTACCTTTTCTCAGAAGGGTTGATCGATGGCCCGGAGGATGTCGTCAGTGTTGATTTTAGTGAAAAGACTGGCACATTGAATGTGTCGTTATGCAATTCCTTCGATCCTGAACAGATGTTTTCGAAAAAGAAGCACTATACAGCGGGCTGCGGCCGGGGAGTGACCTTCTTTTCAATGACGGATGTCAAAAAGTTCAATAAAGTGAATTCCGATGAAACCTATTCGTTGACCTATTTATTGAAAAAACGGGCGGAATTCGCGCAAAATTCGCCATTGTACCTGGAAACAGGCGGCATGCATGGCGCATGTATCATCCTGGAGGATGGCAGTATCAAGGTCCGGGAAGACATCGGCAGGCATAATGCTGTCGATAAGATTATCGGACACGCAATTCGAAAGCGTTTGCAGCCCGACCGGCTCGTCCTGCTGACGACCGGCAGGGTTTCATATGAAATGCTCTCAAAAGCAGCAAAATTTGGCTTTGCCGTCATCGGTTCCCGTACAGCTGCCACCAAGCAGGCGGTACAGCTGGCAAGATTCCTCAATATTGAGGTTGTCGGCTACCTTCGCGGGAAAATGGCGACGATTTATACATCGGCCGGGAGGATCAACAATGATTTAACCCCGCCCGCTGCTGCGGATGACCTGCTTGAAAGGGGGGAAGCCCAGCAAGTATTGAATTAA
- the pdxK gene encoding pyridoxine/pyridoxal/pyridoxamine kinase: protein MSLKKVLTIAGSDTSGGAGIQADLKTFQELGVYGMTALTTVVTMDPKNHWHHEVFPQPVELVEKQLETILSVGIDAMKTGMLGTVEIIELSARKIDEYNLDRVVIDPVMVCKGEDEVLMPENTDAMRELLLPRATVVTPNLFEAWQLAQTGPIRTIDDMKEAAAKIHDLGAKNVMIKGGNKLNHEKAVDLLYDGKDFTLFESEKVETSFTHGAGCTFASAITAQLAKGKTVPEALEVAKKFITEAIKHGFRLNEYVGPTAHLAYNKYADGNRGE, encoded by the coding sequence ATGAGTTTGAAAAAGGTGTTAACAATCGCAGGATCCGATACAAGCGGCGGCGCCGGCATCCAGGCTGACCTAAAAACGTTCCAGGAACTTGGCGTTTACGGAATGACCGCTCTAACAACGGTCGTGACAATGGACCCAAAGAATCACTGGCATCATGAAGTCTTCCCTCAGCCAGTGGAGCTGGTCGAAAAACAGCTGGAAACAATCCTTTCCGTCGGAATTGACGCCATGAAGACAGGAATGCTGGGAACGGTTGAGATCATCGAGCTTTCTGCCCGTAAAATCGATGAATATAACTTGGACAGAGTTGTCATCGACCCTGTCATGGTCTGCAAGGGAGAAGATGAGGTTTTGATGCCTGAAAACACAGATGCTATGAGGGAATTGCTTCTTCCAAGAGCGACTGTTGTTACGCCTAACCTTTTCGAAGCATGGCAGCTGGCACAGACAGGACCAATCCGCACAATTGATGACATGAAAGAAGCAGCTGCTAAAATCCATGACCTTGGCGCGAAGAACGTCATGATCAAGGGCGGAAACAAACTGAACCATGAAAAAGCAGTCGACCTTCTATATGATGGAAAAGACTTCACTCTATTCGAATCAGAAAAAGTTGAAACAAGCTTCACGCATGGCGCAGGCTGCACATTCGCGTCAGCGATCACAGCTCAGCTGGCAAAAGGCAAAACAGTCCCTGAAGCACTGGAAGTCGCAAAAAAATTCATCACAGAAGCAATCAAGCATGGCTTCAGACTGAACGAATATGTAGGACCAACCGCGCATCTTGCTTACAACAAATACGCAGACGGCAACCGCGGAGAATAA
- a CDS encoding DUF2512 family protein → MEHSKALLIKAIMTFAILLLFLGSYAGLGDILIITLVLGAISYLAGDLFILPKTSNLTASLADFALSFLVIWGLGLLLFEQTNGLIGASLFAAALIASGEWFFHSYVADRVLHINRKI, encoded by the coding sequence ATGGAGCACTCAAAAGCATTGCTGATTAAAGCCATCATGACATTTGCCATCCTGCTTCTGTTTTTGGGCAGTTATGCAGGGTTAGGAGACATCCTGATCATCACCCTTGTCCTTGGAGCTATATCCTACCTGGCTGGTGATTTGTTTATTCTTCCAAAAACAAGCAATCTGACAGCTTCACTTGCAGATTTTGCATTGTCGTTTCTCGTAATATGGGGACTGGGGCTGTTGTTGTTTGAACAGACTAATGGCTTGATTGGAGCGTCACTTTTTGCAGCTGCCCTGATCGCCTCTGGTGAATGGTTCTTCCATAGTTATGTCGCAGATCGGGTTCTTCATATCAACCGGAAAATATAA
- a CDS encoding YojF family protein: MDPVILSDVQEALDRFKDKEVYIHLETTNGAYASHNDESFFSSGAYIRNAKVTYERAKIAGEGPYRAGLKIPFGWVYAEGITHFEIDDKGRLLLAGHDFNGKLAVALEISETPFE, from the coding sequence ATGGATCCGGTGATTTTGTCAGATGTCCAGGAAGCATTGGACCGTTTTAAAGACAAAGAAGTCTATATTCATTTGGAAACAACAAATGGGGCATACGCATCCCATAACGATGAGTCGTTCTTTTCATCAGGCGCATATATTCGAAATGCGAAGGTCACTTATGAACGCGCGAAGATTGCTGGCGAAGGTCCATATCGGGCTGGTTTAAAGATACCCTTCGGCTGGGTTTACGCAGAAGGAATCACCCATTTTGAAATTGATGATAAAGGCAGGCTGCTGCTTGCAGGCCATGATTTTAATGGGAAGTTAGCCGTCGCCCTTGAAATAAGCGAAACGCCGTTCGAATAA
- the bshB2 gene encoding bacillithiol biosynthesis deacetylase BshB2, protein MEKERQVLVVFPHPDDEAFGVSGTIASHVNMGTPVTYACLTLGQMGRNMGNPPFANRETLPAIREQELDNAARAMGINDLRKLGFRDKTVEFEDENMLTNLMSSLIAELNPSLVITFYPGYSVHPDHEATGAAVVRAVEKIPEADRPKLHCVAFSRNCVEELGEPDIVHNISAVADIKLDAIRAHRSQTELMLENMAEKLKEKDPQTMAWLNNERFWTYKF, encoded by the coding sequence ATGGAAAAAGAAAGGCAGGTACTTGTCGTGTTCCCTCATCCTGATGATGAGGCATTTGGTGTTTCAGGAACAATCGCATCCCATGTCAATATGGGTACACCTGTTACATATGCGTGTTTGACACTTGGACAGATGGGACGAAATATGGGAAATCCGCCATTCGCAAACAGGGAAACCCTTCCTGCGATCCGTGAGCAAGAATTAGACAACGCAGCACGGGCTATGGGCATCAACGATTTGCGGAAGCTTGGATTCCGTGACAAAACGGTTGAGTTCGAGGATGAAAATATGCTGACAAACCTTATGTCCTCACTGATTGCTGAATTGAACCCTTCACTCGTCATCACATTCTACCCTGGCTATTCCGTACACCCGGACCACGAGGCAACAGGTGCAGCAGTGGTGCGCGCAGTAGAGAAAATCCCTGAAGCAGACCGGCCAAAACTGCATTGCGTAGCGTTCTCGCGCAACTGTGTTGAAGAGCTCGGTGAACCGGATATCGTCCATAATATCAGCGCCGTTGCCGATATCAAGCTGGATGCTATTCGTGCCCACCGCTCGCAAACCGAGCTGATGCTTGAGAATATGGCGGAAAAGCTGAAAGAGAAAGATCCACAAACGATGGCGTGGCTCAATAATGAACGCTTTTGGACCTATAAATTTTAA
- a CDS encoding ABC transporter ATP-binding protein has translation MIVSIKNVSKRYGTHEVLKDLNLEIESGEIFGLLGPSGAGKTTLVRQLVGLETPTEGENYLFGEKMPSLQLIERIGYMAQSDALYTELSAKENLEFFASLFGLKGAQRKKRILEVMELVDLSDHLNKLVTNYSGGMKRRLSLAAALLHEPELLILDEPTVGIDPVLRQSIWSGFYDLKNSGKTLIVTTHVMDEAEKCDRLGLIRDGKLIAVGTPAELKEKTGSASVEEAFLAYGGVQHAN, from the coding sequence ATGATTGTTTCGATAAAAAACGTAAGTAAACGTTACGGTACTCATGAAGTCTTAAAAGATCTCAATCTCGAGATTGAAAGCGGGGAAATCTTTGGACTGCTGGGTCCCTCAGGTGCTGGAAAAACCACTCTTGTCAGGCAGCTCGTCGGACTGGAAACACCGACAGAAGGCGAAAACTATCTTTTCGGTGAAAAAATGCCATCATTGCAGCTGATTGAAAGAATTGGCTATATGGCTCAATCCGACGCGCTTTATACCGAATTATCCGCCAAGGAAAACCTTGAATTCTTCGCTTCATTGTTCGGCCTGAAGGGTGCGCAGCGAAAAAAGCGAATTCTGGAAGTGATGGAGCTGGTGGACTTGTCCGACCATCTTAACAAACTGGTAACCAATTACTCTGGCGGCATGAAGCGGCGCCTCTCCCTTGCTGCGGCATTGCTGCACGAGCCTGAGCTGCTGATCCTCGATGAGCCGACCGTTGGGATCGACCCTGTTCTCCGTCAAAGTATTTGGTCAGGATTTTATGATTTGAAAAACAGCGGCAAAACGCTGATTGTCACAACACATGTCATGGATGAAGCAGAAAAGTGCGACAGGCTGGGGCTGATCCGCGACGGAAAACTGATTGCAGTCGGCACTCCTGCCGAGTTGAAGGAAAAGACCGGTTCAGCCAGCGTCGAGGAAGCATTTTTAGCATACGGAGGTGTCCAACATGCGAATTAG
- a CDS encoding ABC transporter permease: MRIRALATRIIRQFLRDKRTLAMMLVAPLLILTMLHLVFNGENYIPKVGLVNAPDTIINKLNLKDVKMTEYDSEKIAKEAALDHTLDGYVVFEGPMVDKIVLEGSDPSGNGAFMKWFQQAAKQLMPSQGNPELNAEYLHGSEDMGQFDYFGPVLLGFFAFFFVFIISGISFLRERTSGTLEKLLSSPLRKWEIVVGYILGFGLFTLLQATLIAWYAIYILGMLMEGSFIYVLLITLMLSMTALTLGTLLSAFANNEFQMIQFIPIIIVPQFFFSGLINLETISDWLSWLGPITPLYYAADALRDIMVRGYGWDAIYGNMLMLAGFSALFMFLNILALRKHRAV, translated from the coding sequence ATGCGAATTAGAGCTCTGGCAACCAGGATTATCCGGCAATTTCTGAGGGATAAAAGGACGCTTGCGATGATGCTCGTTGCTCCTCTCTTGATCTTGACGATGCTCCACCTTGTCTTTAATGGCGAAAACTATATTCCCAAGGTCGGTTTGGTCAATGCCCCTGATACAATCATTAACAAACTGAATTTAAAAGATGTCAAAATGACAGAATATGACTCTGAAAAAATTGCGAAAGAAGCCGCCCTCGACCATACTCTTGACGGATATGTTGTATTTGAAGGTCCAATGGTGGATAAAATTGTGCTTGAAGGAAGCGACCCATCCGGTAACGGTGCTTTTATGAAGTGGTTCCAACAGGCTGCCAAGCAGCTAATGCCTTCACAAGGCAATCCTGAATTGAACGCTGAATACCTGCACGGATCGGAGGATATGGGACAATTTGATTATTTTGGGCCTGTCTTGCTTGGATTCTTCGCCTTCTTCTTTGTATTCATCATTTCCGGGATTTCATTTTTGCGGGAGAGAACGAGCGGCACCCTTGAAAAATTGCTGTCGAGTCCATTGAGGAAATGGGAGATTGTTGTCGGCTATATTCTTGGATTTGGGCTGTTCACCTTGCTGCAGGCTACCTTGATCGCCTGGTATGCGATCTATATTCTCGGAATGCTGATGGAAGGTTCGTTCATCTATGTACTGCTGATTACGCTGATGCTTTCCATGACGGCCCTGACACTCGGGACACTGCTGTCGGCGTTCGCGAACAACGAGTTCCAGATGATTCAGTTCATCCCGATCATCATCGTGCCGCAGTTTTTCTTCTCCGGCCTGATCAATCTTGAGACGATTTCCGATTGGCTGAGCTGGCTTGGACCGATCACACCGCTCTATTATGCTGCTGATGCATTGCGTGATATTATGGTGAGAGGATACGGATGGGATGCTATTTACGGGAATATGCTGATGCTTGCCGGGTTCTCTGCTCTGTTCATGTTCCTGAATATTTTAGCGCTGAGAAAGCACCGCGCAGTCTAA
- a CDS encoding TetR/AcrR family transcriptional regulator, giving the protein MTDPDLTIDELMDGEELTDKQKKIIVSAIESFAEKGFSATSTSEIAKKAGVAEGTIFRHYKTKKDLLLAIVSPVMAKFVAPFIIKDLKKILHQDYEHFEDFLTAMLMNRRDFLVKNLATVKILVQEIPFHPELKELFKEHIALKVYAQFERLVEHYQAKGQIIDIPAYSVFRMTFSSIFGYLIARYMILPEADWDDEAETERTIQFIMHGLAGPNSKN; this is encoded by the coding sequence ATGACAGATCCAGACTTAACAATAGATGAGTTGATGGACGGAGAAGAGCTGACAGATAAGCAGAAGAAGATTATTGTCTCTGCGATTGAATCCTTCGCCGAAAAAGGATTTTCAGCTACATCAACCAGCGAAATCGCCAAAAAGGCAGGCGTAGCGGAAGGAACGATCTTCAGGCATTATAAAACGAAAAAGGATTTGCTGCTGGCGATTGTTTCACCAGTAATGGCAAAGTTCGTGGCTCCTTTTATCATAAAAGATTTAAAAAAGATCCTTCATCAGGATTATGAGCATTTTGAAGACTTCCTTACAGCAATGCTTATGAATCGCCGTGATTTCCTTGTCAAAAACCTTGCTACCGTTAAAATTCTGGTGCAGGAAATTCCGTTCCACCCTGAATTGAAGGAATTATTCAAGGAACATATCGCCCTTAAAGTATATGCCCAATTCGAAAGGCTTGTTGAGCATTATCAGGCTAAAGGCCAAATTATTGATATTCCAGCCTACAGTGTATTCAGGATGACGTTTTCCTCTATCTTCGGCTATTTGATTGCACGCTATATGATTCTGCCCGAAGCAGACTGGGACGATGAAGCAGAAACAGAACGGACAATCCAGTTCATCATGCATGGATTGGCAGGACCAAACAGTAAGAATTGA
- a CDS encoding PQQ-dependent sugar dehydrogenase: MKRILYVLLAMLMVLSGCTGSDEETKPAGEANDNQADEEAVAQVGELEVVAENLQVPWSINKSGESFYLSERPGSIVKVSGENMTRQNVSLKKDLSQASEAGLLGFVLAPGFEQSQKAFAYYTYKNGTGQFNRIVELTLKNDEWTEGKLLLDNIPSGRFHHGGRLKIGPDGKLYATAGDAATNPEIAQDLTSLGGKILRMNLDGSVPEDNPFKNSYVYSYGHRNPQGIAWSEDGTMYSSEHGPSAHDEINRIEAGKNYGWPEITGDDTKQGMETPIFQSGSDTWAPSGMAAHDGKLYVATLRGNALREFDPAAKTTKEVVTGVGRIRDVMADGEYLYFISNNTDGRGTPSEGDDKLYRVKLEELR, encoded by the coding sequence ATGAAAAGAATTTTGTATGTGCTGCTGGCGATGCTGATGGTTTTATCAGGATGTACAGGCAGTGATGAAGAAACAAAGCCTGCCGGTGAAGCGAATGATAATCAAGCGGACGAGGAAGCTGTGGCCCAGGTTGGCGAGCTTGAGGTTGTGGCGGAAAATTTGCAAGTGCCGTGGTCGATCAATAAAAGCGGGGAAAGCTTTTACCTCAGTGAGCGTCCTGGTTCGATTGTAAAAGTGTCTGGTGAAAACATGACGCGACAAAATGTTTCATTGAAAAAGGACTTATCACAAGCCTCTGAAGCCGGTTTGCTTGGATTTGTCCTGGCACCAGGTTTCGAGCAATCGCAGAAGGCATTTGCATACTACACATACAAGAATGGCACCGGCCAGTTCAATCGGATTGTCGAGCTAACTTTGAAAAATGATGAATGGACGGAAGGGAAGTTGTTGCTCGATAACATCCCGAGCGGACGCTTCCATCATGGCGGCAGGCTGAAAATCGGTCCGGACGGAAAATTATATGCCACTGCAGGGGACGCGGCAACAAACCCGGAAATCGCTCAGGATTTAACCTCGCTCGGCGGAAAAATTCTGCGGATGAACCTTGATGGGTCTGTTCCCGAGGATAACCCGTTCAAAAATTCATACGTATACAGCTACGGCCACCGCAATCCTCAGGGAATCGCCTGGTCGGAGGATGGAACGATGTATTCCAGCGAGCACGGGCCTTCCGCTCATGATGAAATCAATCGGATTGAAGCGGGTAAAAACTACGGCTGGCCGGAGATTACAGGCGATGATACAAAGCAGGGCATGGAAACACCCATTTTCCAGTCTGGCAGCGATACATGGGCACCATCTGGCATGGCAGCGCATGATGGCAAGCTATATGTCGCAACGTTAAGGGGCAATGCACTCCGTGAATTCGATCCAGCTGCAAAAACGACGAAAGAGGTCGTTACCGGAGTCGGCCGGATCAGGGACGTAATGGCGGATGGGGAGTATCTGTATTTTATCAGCAATAATACAGACGGCCGCGGCACCCCAAGTGAGGGCGATGACAAACTATATCGCGTTAAACTTGAAGAATTGCGTTAA